AGAACGCTGGCTTTCACCGCTGCGTCGCATTGGCATTAATCCAGGACAGGTCAGTTTAGTGATTGCCATCGCCATTCGGTTTATCCCTGTTTTACTGGAACAACTCCAGGCTATTCAAGAAGCCCAGCGAGCCCGAGGATGCGATCGCCATCCCGTTCGTCTCCTCGTACCTTTGCTGATCCGAATGCTGTATTTAGCTCGCGATCTTACCGAGGCTTTGGAAGCTAGGGGCTATGATCCTCAGGATCCCGCAGAATCATCCTCGCTTGAAAAGGGCGATCGCTAAACGCTTGTCCAGCATTAAACAAATATCCCTATTAAAGGTAAGACGATTTAAGTCAGTAGGATACGTTAGGCGAAGCCGTAACGCATGAAAAGCTCACAAGACAGTAGTTGCAGCCATACCTAAAAACACCCTGCAACAAGGTTTATTGAGTCCACCTACTGGGAACATGTCTCAACCAGACTGGCCACACCGATCTTACGAACTAGGCGGCGTGGTCAACGTTGCCGATCGCCAGATCCACCAAGCCGCAGCGCAGACCGTTGAATTCCCCACCACCGTCATGGCCGCCTGGAGCGTCACCAGCCATTCGAGATTTAGCGGATTATCAAAAAAGTGCCAGGTACAGGCACACATCGCGCTCACCAACAGAGGCAACATGGCGATCGCCAGATAGCGCCAAGCTGGATTTTGGCTAACGCCGCTGTAGACCCAAATGAGCCAAATGGCGACGATCCACTCAATCACACTAGAAACATGAATAATCCAGGTGGGAATTGAAAGCGCGTGCATGGCAGACCAACGTAATACATCTGTCGTCTATTGTGCCAGGTTTTGCAGCAGGCTGGCTCTTGCTCCCCCTAGGGTCGTCTAACTAGGGGCGATCGCTTTCCAACCAATCCTCGCCCACCCGAATTGTAATGTCCGAATCTAGCACGCCGGTGCTTTCCACCCGCACATCGCCAAAGCCCAGCACCCGCTGTAGTTCTTCGGCACTTTGGGTATCGCCCTGCTGGACGATAATCCGGGTGGTTGCAAGTGGTTCTGTAGAATCGGCTTCCAGATAAGCATTGTCATAGCCGGCATCGTAGAGCTTATCAAGCAGGCGGCTGATGCTGCGCGGTCGCCCCATTGTGTCCTGTATGGCAATGCGTAGGCGGCTTGGCTCCATCAGCTCCTGCGATCGCCCTTGCACAAAATATTGATCCACCATGGCATCAATGGCATTGTAGTTGGGCAGCCAGTAGCTTAGCTCATACTCACCGGATAGACTAAAATCCCCCGGCAGCATCAGCATTTGCACATCCGATCGCTGGGTTGTGCTTGCAAAACCCACCAGCGCCACCGTTTCTTCGACGGTGAGATTGGTATCAATATTGTCTTGAATGACCGATAGGATTCTCGGCATCCGCGCTAGGGTCACCGGACTGAGGGTTTGCTCGATCAACGCACCCATAAAAGCTTGCTGCCGCTGCACCCGACCAATATCGCCATACTGATCGTAGCGGAACCTGAGGAACTGCATGGCTTGTTCACCAT
The Candidatus Obscuribacterales bacterium DNA segment above includes these coding regions:
- a CDS encoding energy-coupling factor transporter transmembrane component T, yielding ERWLSPLRRIGINPGQVSLVIAIAIRFIPVLLEQLQAIQEAQRARGCDRHPVRLLVPLLIRMLYLARDLTEALEARGYDPQDPAESSSLEKGDR
- a CDS encoding DUF2499 domain-containing protein; its protein translation is MHALSIPTWIIHVSSVIEWIVAIWLIWVYSGVSQNPAWRYLAIAMLPLLVSAMCACTWHFFDNPLNLEWLVTLQAAMTVVGNSTVCAAAWWIWRSATLTTPPSS
- a CDS encoding LCP family protein; this translates as MASGLVGVAIVSATAGAFLAATLASTPLLQSQLSPEDADAFDQDGISSGETFQLPKLTRPVNILVLGVKVLSSDVENPPPEVRDLGYHALVNSFDGLSDTMMLVRFDPRDNTVTVLSLPRDTRTFVDGVGVTKLNDANAYGGPALAARSVSYLLGDISIDRYVRINVQGVEKLIDALGGVTVYVPQDMRYQDDSQHLYINLEEGEQHLDGEQAMQFLRFRYDQYGDIGRVQRQQAFMGALIEQTLSPVTLARMPRILSVIQDNIDTNLTVEETVALVGFASTTQRSDVQMLMLPGDFSLSGEYELSYWLPNYNAIDAMVDQYFVQGRSQELMEPSRLRIAIQDTMGRPRSISRLLDKLYDAGYDNAYLEADSTEPLATTRIIVQQGDTQSAEELQRVLGFGDVRVESTGVLDSDITIRVGEDWLESDRP